A single region of the Triplophysa dalaica isolate WHDGS20190420 chromosome 15, ASM1584641v1, whole genome shotgun sequence genome encodes:
- the LOC130436676 gene encoding leucine-rich repeat and fibronectin type-III domain-containing protein 2: MAKVLCSLLLLGSAVMITTACPKYCICQNLSESFGTLCPSKGLLFVPPDIDRRTVELRLGGNYIIQITLLDFTNMTGLVDLTLSRNTISFIQPFSFVDLETLRSLHLDSNRLTELGPNVLRGLVNLQHLILNNNQLTRISKEAFNDLLLTLEDLDLSYNNLWNVPWEAIRKMLNLHQLNLDHNLISHIDEGTFTDLEKLARLDLTSNRLQKLPPDPIFARSQSNTILSTPFAPILSLSFGGNPLHCNCEILWLRRLEREDDMETCSSPSSLKGRYFWYVREEEFICEPPLITQHTHKLLVLEGQTASLRCKAVGDPMPLIHWVAPDDRLISNSSTATVYENGTLDIMITAAKDYGTFTCIAANAAGESTASVELSIIQLPHLSNGANRTSQPKSRLSDITSSAKTSKGETKAQPEQVVSVSVVTAVSALIKWTVSIVAPKVKMYQLQYNCSEDDVLIYRMIPMTNKSFLVNNLMPGMQYDLCVLAIWEDTATTLTATNILDCVQFETPDEYPHCQYLHSQFLGGTMILVIGGVVVATLLVFIVLLMVRYKVTSGIQVTKLVTLSNTYSQTNGRTQAAQRLNNGAHTPKAPKTVVVMRDEVMEFKCGSLQGSISSSSSSSADSFGSEKVESFNQHGVSSTLPNRWKQKSTKARPHLDNLLGAFASLDLRPPTKDPGGPSASGSMTMAMRPPTDKEPLLGHGESRLDKLVMLPSENKPERSHSFDMGDFGASQCLSYPHRISNIWTSVNGMLLQFDESEGNKGTMDSSEWVMESTV; the protein is encoded by the exons ATGGCCAAGGTGCTCTGCAGCCTCCTTCTCTTGGGAAGCGCAGTTATGATAACAACCGCCTGCCCTAAATATTGCATCTGTCAAAACCTCTCTGAGTCCTTTGGTACACTATGTCCATCCAAAGGTCTGCTGTTTGTGCCCCCTGACATTGACAGAAGAACTGTGGAATTACGATTGGGAGGAAACTACATTATTCAAATCACCCTGCTGGACTTTACCAATATGACTGGCCTTGTGGACCTCACACTGTCCCGGAACACCATCAGCTTCATCCAGCCCTTCTCATTTGTGGATCTGGAAACCCTACGTTCGCTGCACCTGGACAGCAACCGGTTGACTGAGCTAGGACCAAATGTCCTACGGGGCTTAGTGAACTTGCAACACCTCATTCTCAACAACAACCAACTTACACGCATCTCCAAAGAGGCTTTTAATGACCTACTGCTCACCCTGGAGGACCTAGATCTATCCTACAACAACCTGTGGAATGTGCCTTGGGAGGCCATCCGTAAAATGCTTAACCTACACCAGCTGAATCTTGACCACAACCTTATTAGCCACATTGATGAAGGCACTTTTACTGACCTTGAAAAGCTAGCAAGGCTGGACCTCACATCGAACCGTCTCCAAAAACTTCCACCCGATCCAATCTTTGCTCGATCACAGAGCAACACCATTCTGAGTACACCTTTTGCTCCAATCTTGTCTCTCAGCTTTGGTGGGAACCCACTTCACTGTAACTGTGAAATTCTATGGTTGCGTCGTCTAGAGCGGGAGGACGATATGGAAACATGTTCCTCCCCTTCAAGCCTAAAAGGTCGATACTTCTGGTATGTGCGTGAGGAAGAGTTTATTTGTGAGCCACCTTTAATTACACAACACACTCATAAGTTATTGGTATTGGAGGGGCAGACAGCCAGCTTACGTTGCAAGGCTGTGGGCGACCCCATGCCACTCATACACTGGGTTGCTCCAGATGACCGTCTAATCAGTAACTCATCCACGGCTACAGTCTATGAAAATGGCACATTAGACATTATGATCACCGCTGCTAAGGATTATGgcacatttacatgtattgcGGCAAATGCTGCAGGAGAATCAACAGCTTCAGTTGAGCTCTCCATCATTCAGCTTCCACACCTTAGCAATGGAGCTAACCGCACATCCCAGCCAAAGTCAAGGCTGTCTGACATCACCAGCTCAGCTAAAACCAGCAAAGGAGAGACCAAAGCCCAACCAGAGCAGGTAGTGTCAGTGTCAGTGGTCACTGCAGTCTCCGCTCTGATCAAGTGGACAGTTAGCATAGTGGCACCCAAAGTTAAAATGTACCAGCTCCAGTACAACTGTTCAGAGGATGATGTCCTGATTTACAG GATGATTCCAATGACCAACAAATCCTTCTTGGTCAACAATCTGATGCCAGGAATGCAGTATGACCTGTGTGTGCTGGCTATCTGGGAGGACACAGCCACCACATTGACCGCGACCAACATACTGGACTGTGTACAGTTTGAGACACCTGATGAGTATCCCCACTGCCAGTATTTGCACAGTCAGTTTTTGGGTGGTACCATGATTTTAGTGATTGGTGGAGTTGTTGTGGCCACTCTCTTGGTTTTTATCGTCCTTCTTATGGTTCGCTACAAAGTGACCAGTGGTATACAAGTTACAAAGCTAGTGACATTAAGCAACACCTACTCCCAGACCAATGGTAGGACACAGGCAGCACAGCGTCTTAACAATGGCGCTCATACACCTAAAGCTCCAAAGACTGTTGTGGTGATGCGGGATGAAGTGATGGAGTTTAAGTGTGGCTCTTTGCAGGGTAGTATCTCGTCGTCGTCCTCCTCGTCAGCTGATTCCTTTGGCAGTGAGAAAGTTGAGTCCTTTAATCAACATGGGGTGTCCAGTACCTTGCCCAACAGGTGGAAGCAGAAGTCAACCAAGGCAAGGCCACATCTGGACAACCTACTTGGGGCATTTGCCTCTCTAGACCTAAGACCTCCCACAAAAGATCCAGGAGGACCATCTGCCTCAGGGTCCATGACAATGGCCATGAGACCCCCCACTGATAAGGAGCCTTTGCTTGGCCATGGAGAATCAAGGCTTGATAAGCTTGTAATGCTGCCATCAGAGAACAAGCCCGAGCGCAGCCACTCATTCGACATGGGTGACTTTGGTGCTTCACAGTGCCTTAGCTACCCACACCGCATCAGCAACATTTGGACTTCTGTAAATGGAATGCTCTTGCAATTCGATGAGAGTGAGGGTAATAAAGGAACCATGGATAGCTCTGAGTGGGTCATGGAGAGTACAGTCTGA